Proteins encoded together in one Papaver somniferum cultivar HN1 unplaced genomic scaffold, ASM357369v1 unplaced-scaffold_21, whole genome shotgun sequence window:
- the LOC113339731 gene encoding phosphoinositide phosphatase SAC2-like: protein MAKIEYELKKAGSQELDQMDPNKSFLQKFRLYETQSKFYLIGRNKSRTVWRVLKIDRSELTELDILEDSTVYSEAECYDLLKRLHEGNILTGGLKFVTTCYGIIGFVKFLGPYYMLLITKRRQIGCIGGHAIYAISKSEMIPIPHPTLRTNMAFSKNENRYKKLLCTIDLTKDFFFSYSYHVMRSLQKNMSDAQTGQILYETRFVWNAFLTRGIRSNLKNTLWTVALVHGFFKQEKLSVSGRDFNLTLIARRSRLYAGTRYRKRGVNERGRVANDVETEQIVFEDLPEGGPVEICSVVQHRGSIPLFWSQETSRLNIKPDIVLSGKDQNYRATRIHFDDLRERYGNPIIVLNLIKTREKKRRESKLRSEFAYAIEVINKDLSAENRLRFLHLDLNRHFKSKGKNVLEILGRFAEYSLGLTGFFHSQLTPDLVPEGRSIFENNDTSVLPPGNHLVNELKNVDNSEMGTGEVDNDCEANENLLIKQPKLQNGVLRTNCIDCLDRTNVAQYSYGLAALGHQLHALGLIDSPKITQDNPLALQFMGLYEIMGDTIAFQYGGSAAHNKIFSLIRGHWMAAIGTQEFFRSVQRYYNNAYMDAEKQDAINIFLGYFQPQQGNPALWELDSDQHFNVGRRDVIFADENARLSFKRSLSDGNIVIPSDDPMPATNVGQRNQGECSHLLDDSTPEICDSDISLSRFTSMASKQVFTDMQSTRIHFHEDSHNCSNFVDVDWLSSAGNSCAGDLHERSEENVMEGIKDKTTSFTSENDSTDKSSNALGVGKFSDRFVHWVNYAEAVWHTRVEPHKLAEVI from the exons aTGGCAAAAATTGAATATGAGCTTAAGAAAGCTGGTTCTCAAGAACTAGACCAAATGGATCCAAACAAGTCTTTTTTGCAGAAATTCAGACTTTATGAGACTCAATCG AAGTTTTATTTGATTGGTAGAAACAAGAGTAGGACGGTATGGAGAGTATTGAAGATCGACCGATCAGAGCTTACCGAGCTAGACATTCTTGAAGATTCTACCGTTTATTCAGAAGCTGAATGTTATGATTTGTTGAAGCGGTTACATGAAGGGAATATATTGACCGGTGGGCTTAAATTCGTCACTACTTGTTACGGAATCATTG gATTCGTTAAATTCTTGGGGCCATATTACATGCTGCTTATCACGAAAAGAAGGCAGATTGGTTGTATTGGTGGCCATGCAATATATGCAATCAGCAAGAGCGAGATGATTCCTATTCCACATCCTACTTTGCGGACTAATATGGCTTTTTCTAAGAACGAAAACAG ATACAAGAAGCTTCTATGCACAATAGACCTTACAAAGGACTTCTTTTTCAGCTACTCATACCATGTTATGCGTAGTCTTCAAAAGAACATGAGTGATGCTCAGACCGGGCAAATTCTCTATGAAACAAGGTTTGTTTGGAATGCGTTCTTGACGCGTGGAATCCGGAGTAATCTGAAGAATACTCTCTGGACTGTGGCCTTAGTACATGGCTTCTTTAAACAG GAAAAACTTTCAGTTTCTGGAAGGGATTTCAACCTGACCCTTATTGCTAGGCGCTCACGTCTGTATGCTGGCACAAG GTACCGTAAACGTGGTGTGAATGAGAGAGGACGAGTAGCTAATGATGTTGAGACTGAGCAGATTGTGTTTGAAGATCTTCCTGAAGGAGGTCCAGTAGAAATATGTTCTGTCGTACAGCACCGAGGCTCTATACCTCTCTTCTGGTCGCAGGAAACATCACGCCTAAATATTAAACCGGATATTGTTT TGTCGGGAAAGGACCAAAACTATAGAGCAACCAGGATTCATTTTGATGATCTTAGGGAGAGATACGGGAATCCAATAATTGTTTTAAATTTGATTAAG ACACGTGAGAAGAAACGTCGAGAATCCAAACTGCGAAGCGAGTTTGCTTACGCGATTGAAGTTATTAACAAAGATTTATCTGCAGAGAATCGTCTGAGGTTCCTTCACTTGGATCTCAACAGACATTTTAAAAG CAAAGGTAAAAATGTGCTGGAAATACTTGGGAGATTTGCTGAATATTCCCTGGGCTTGACAGGCTTCTTCCATTCACAATTAACACCCGACCTGGTGCCTGAAGGGCGATCTATCTTCGA GAATAATGATACCAGTGTCTTGCCTCCTGGGAATCATCTGGTAAATGAATTAAAGAATGTGGATAACTCAGAAATGGGCACGGGTGAGGTTGACAATGATTGTGAAGCTAACGAGAATCTCTTGATCAAACAACCAAAGCTACAAAATGGAGTCCTCAGGACCAATTGCATTGATTGCCTGGATCGGACAAACGTTGCACAATATTCGTATGGCTTGGCTGCTCTTGGGCATCAACTTCATGCCTTGGGTTTGATTGATAGTCCAAAGATCACCCAGGATAATCCTTTGGCTCTTCAATTCATGGGGCTATATGAGATAATGGGTGACACAATTGCTTTCCAGTACGGTGGATCTGCTGCTCATAACAAG ATATTCTCTTTGATAAGGGGCCACTGGATGGCGGCCATTGGTACCCAAGAATTCTTCAGGTCAGTTCAACGTTACTACAACAATGCTTACATGGATGCTGAGAAACAAGATGCGATAAATAT ATTTTTGGGGTACTTCCAACCACAACAGGGTAATCCTGCACTCTGGGAGCTAGATTCAGACCAGCATTTCAATGTCGGGAGGCGCGATGTTATTTTTGCAGATGAAAATGCTAG GCTATCTTTTAAAAGATCCTTATCAGATGGTAACATTGTTATTCCAAGTGATGATCCAATGCCGGCTACAAATGTTGGGCAAAGAAATCAGGGAGAGTGCAGTCATCTTCTTGATGATTCTACACCTGAAATCTGTGACAGTGACATTTCACTTTCCAG GTTCACCTCAATGGCTAGCAAGCAAGTTTTCACCGACATGCAAAGCACTCGGATTCATTTCCACGAGGACTCACATAATtgctcaaactttgttgatgtCGATTGGCTTTCTTCCGCTGGAAATTCGTGTGCAGGAGACCTACATGAGAG GTCCGAAGAGAATGTTATGGAGGGAATAAAAGATAAAACTACGTCCTTTACGAGTGAAAATGACTCCACTGATAAG AGTTCCAATGCTCTTGGGGTTGGAAAATTTTCAGACAGATTTGTGCACTGGGTAAACTACGCAGAGGCAGTATGGCACACACGAGTAGAGCCTCATAAATTAGCAGAAGTGATATGA
- the LOC113339732 gene encoding B3 domain-containing protein Os05g0481400-like — translation MAKGCTTTANSYEEARKKQIEDNEKRLQELGIAKVTKCLSEVINMEKQSTAKKQAKPRVRKTPASPVEVRRSSRERNTVSYKEEFVDDHLRGNRFRSSSSLNTSYLARPLEEIKVPTYEQRSDTMERAGIFRNELKRKSEYPSCVKSMVRSHVYSCFWLGLPKEFCDSHLSMDCEKWEMVLVDEKGIEYDTIYIPKRTGLSGGWKAFALDHKLDDGDAVVLELTEPARFKVYIFRVSDKWGDNWGDVNAAEVKKPSFEDSTNENTSEEKIVESKAEGRRTRNAKRVKKSDADDSVSEEEDTVRRTHNSKRLKKTDTDSGDFAGSMLEEKAVVETRARGRTRNPKVVKKSDTNDADVDENSSEEKEEKDVVGDPKATGRRTRKSQRVMKSATAD, via the exons ATGGCGAAGGGTTGTACTACTACTGCTAACTCTTACGAAGAAGCAAGGAAGAAACAAATCGAAGATAACGAGAAACGACTTCAG GAACTGGGTATTGCAAAGGTGACTAAATGTCTATCAGAGGTCATTAACATGGAAAAGCAGTCTACGGCA AAAAAACAAGCAAAACCTAGAGTCAGGAAGACTCCTGCAAGCCCTGTTGAAGTGAGACGCTCTTCACGTGAACGGAACACGGTTTCGTACAAGGAAGAG TTCGTTGATGACCATTTGCGGGGAAATAGGTTTAGATCAAGCTCATCGTTGAATACAAG CTACTTAGCGAGGCCACTCGAAGAAATAAAAGTTCCTACCTATGAGCAACGATCTGATACAATGGAGCGTGCTGGGATCTTTCGAAATGAGCTAAAGCGGAAGTCTGAATACCCATCTTGTGTCAAATCGATGGTTCGATCTCATGTATACAGCTGCTTTTGGCTG GGTCTTCCAAAAGAATTCTGCGACAGCCACCTTTCCATGGATTGCGAAAAATGGGAGATGGTGTTAGTGGATGAGAAAGGCATAGAGTATGACACAATCTACATTCCGAAAAGAACAGGTCTTAGCGGTGGGTGGAAAGCTTTTGCCCTTGATCATAAATTGGATGACGGGGATGCAGTGGTATTGGAGCTTACTGAGCCAGCGAGATTCAAG GTCTACATATTTAGAGTGTCTGATAAGTGGGGTGATAACTGGGGTGACGTTAATGCTGCAGAAGTAAAGAAACCAAGTTTCGAGGATTCTACTAATGAGAATACAAGTGAAGAAAAGATTGTAGAGAGCAAAGCTGAAGGAAGAAGAACCCGTAATGCAAAGAGAGTTAAGAAGTCTGATGCAGATGACAGTGTGAGCGAGGAAGAGGATACTGTAAGGAGAACCCATAATTCAAAGAGACTTAAAAAGACTGATACAGACAGCGGGGATTTTGCTGGCAGTATGCTTGAGGAAAAGGCTGTTGTAGAAACCAGAGCTAGAGGAAGAACCCGAAATCCTAAGGTAGTTAAGAAATCTGATACAAATGATGCAGATGTTGATGAGAACAGTagtgaagaaaaggaagaaaaggaTGTAGTAGGTGATCCAAAAGCTACAGGAAGAAGAACCCGCAAGTCACAGAGAGTTATGAAGTCTGCAACAGCTGATTAG